From Streptomyces sp. NBC_01754, a single genomic window includes:
- a CDS encoding extracellular solute-binding protein, with product MTPNSAPSSSAPSRRRFLSSGAFAAVAVAGGAPLLAACGGGGGSGSAAKEGTTTGKALKKILPAHVPSDLVQPDVVSVNGSSPGFTELPDPLVTSVKSAPGKGSTFRVMTPLWGTVPKKNNAYYTAVNKALGSTLNFDPQDGNTYQDKIGAVLAGSDIPDVMTIPGWNMQGQIRNAISAKFADLSPYLAGDAVKKYPNLANIPTGAWQYSVFGGKLRGLPMPNPVIGNAIFYRKDLIGSGALPASSADLLAFGKEYTAPKSKVWAFDDLWTCIQKIYGLLPDAPHYWRLEGGKLVHKIETQEYREALAFARKLHEGGYVHPDAEANKDADSKIRFTSGHILMYNDGTGGWKGMVSEQAAANPEFDMQALDFFAADGGDPVLWQDDPAGIFTFLDKNLSKEKIEEFLAIADFASAPYGTEEFMLTNYGVQGTHYKVEGGVPTFTPQGIEEAQPATLLYVASPPHTIAFPDEPRLVQDYAGWMARQAPHLKKPLFFGMQVVEPQRYASLYTPFDDLQKDVRRGRKKVGDVDEAVTTWKKSGGDKLRDWYQELLDENGSGV from the coding sequence ATGACGCCGAATTCCGCCCCCTCCTCCTCCGCCCCGAGCCGGAGGAGGTTCCTCTCATCGGGTGCCTTCGCCGCGGTCGCCGTGGCGGGCGGGGCGCCCCTGCTCGCCGCCTGCGGTGGCGGGGGCGGTTCCGGCTCGGCGGCCAAGGAGGGCACGACCACGGGCAAGGCGCTCAAGAAGATCCTGCCGGCTCATGTGCCGTCGGATCTGGTCCAGCCCGACGTGGTGAGCGTCAACGGTTCGAGCCCGGGGTTCACCGAACTGCCGGACCCGCTGGTCACCTCGGTGAAGTCCGCCCCGGGCAAGGGGTCCACGTTCCGCGTCATGACGCCGCTGTGGGGCACCGTCCCCAAGAAGAACAACGCGTACTACACGGCGGTGAACAAGGCGCTCGGCTCGACGCTGAACTTCGACCCGCAGGACGGCAACACCTACCAGGACAAGATCGGCGCGGTGCTGGCCGGGTCCGACATCCCCGACGTCATGACCATCCCCGGCTGGAACATGCAGGGCCAGATCCGCAACGCCATCAGCGCCAAGTTCGCGGACCTGAGCCCCTACCTCGCGGGCGACGCCGTCAAGAAGTACCCGAACCTGGCCAACATCCCGACCGGCGCCTGGCAGTACTCCGTCTTCGGCGGCAAGCTGCGCGGCCTGCCCATGCCCAACCCGGTCATCGGCAACGCGATCTTCTACCGCAAGGACCTCATCGGCTCCGGCGCCCTCCCGGCGAGCTCGGCGGACCTGCTCGCCTTCGGCAAGGAGTACACCGCGCCGAAGAGCAAGGTGTGGGCCTTCGACGACCTGTGGACCTGTATCCAGAAGATCTACGGCCTGCTGCCCGACGCGCCGCACTACTGGCGGCTCGAAGGCGGCAAGCTCGTCCACAAGATCGAGACCCAGGAGTACCGCGAGGCCCTCGCCTTCGCCCGCAAGCTCCACGAGGGCGGATACGTCCACCCGGACGCCGAGGCCAACAAGGACGCCGACTCCAAGATCCGCTTCACCAGCGGCCACATCCTCATGTACAACGACGGCACCGGCGGCTGGAAGGGCATGGTCTCCGAACAGGCCGCCGCCAACCCGGAGTTCGACATGCAGGCGCTGGACTTCTTCGCAGCGGACGGCGGCGATCCGGTCCTGTGGCAGGACGACCCGGCGGGCATCTTCACCTTCCTCGACAAGAACCTCTCCAAGGAGAAGATCGAGGAGTTCCTCGCGATCGCCGACTTCGCCTCGGCCCCGTACGGCACCGAGGAGTTCATGCTCACCAACTACGGCGTCCAGGGCACCCACTACAAGGTCGAAGGCGGAGTGCCGACCTTCACCCCGCAGGGCATCGAGGAGGCGCAGCCCGCCACCCTCCTGTACGTCGCCTCCCCGCCGCACACCATCGCCTTCCCCGACGAGCCGCGGCTGGTCCAGGACTACGCGGGCTGGATGGCCCGGCAGGCCCCGCACCTGAAGAAGCCGCTCTTCTTCGGCATGCAGGTCGTCGAGCCCCAGCGCTACGCCTCGCTGTACACACCCTTCGACGACCTGCAGAAGGACGTCCGGCGCGGCCGCAAGAAGGTCGGCGACGTCGACGAGGCCGTGACGACCTGGAAGAAGAGCGGCGGCGACAAACTCCGCGACTGGTACCAGGAACTGCTCGACGAGAACGGCTCCGGCGTCTGA
- the yicI gene encoding alpha-xylosidase: MKFTDGFWLMREGVHASYATEIRDLRVEESRFTAYAAVKRVAARGDTLNTSLITVECFSPAEGVIGVRATHHAGKARRGPDFTLFPGDGSAPAPRIRREGAVTELTSGPLTLRLDGDGPWGPTFLGPDGRRLTGAGPKGTAFATTSDGGHHMIAQLALDVGENIYGLGERFTPYVKNGQTVDVWQADGGTSSEQAYKNIPFYLSSRGYGVFVNHPGKVSFEIGSEAVGQVQFSVEDQSLEYHVVAGPTPKDVLARYTALTGRPALPPAWSFGLWLTTSFCTSYDEATVTSFVDGMAERGIPLSVFHFDCFWMREYQWSDFLWDPEVFPDPEGMLARLKARGLRVSMWINPYIAQKSALFAEAAERGYLVRRPDGDIWQWDLWQPGMALVDFTDPAAAAWYNDKLRLLLDQGVDCFKTDFGERVPTDVVWHDGSDPERMHNYYAQIYNRTVFELLEEERGAGEAVLFARSATAGGQQYPVHWGGDCFASFTAMAESLRGGLSLSLSGFGFWSHDIGGFEGTPDPAVFKRWLAFGLLSSHSRLHGNVSYRVPWEFGEEAVDVARRFTLLKHRLMPYLYGVAVEAHRTGVPMMRPMLAEFPGDPAARTLDRQYMLGPDLLVAPVFTQDGEVEYYVPEGTWTSLLTGETVTGPAWRQETHGFESLPLLVRDGAVLPWGADDGRPDGDWLDGLTLRVFGPSTGERTVTVPDLTGATAAVFHVVRDAAGVRVTARGTERAYRVSVEQTGAAGEGTGAVTAA; this comes from the coding sequence ATGAAGTTCACCGACGGCTTCTGGCTCATGCGTGAGGGCGTCCACGCGTCCTACGCGACCGAGATCCGCGATCTGCGCGTCGAGGAGAGCCGGTTCACCGCGTACGCCGCCGTCAAACGGGTCGCCGCGCGCGGCGACACCCTCAACACCTCGCTGATCACCGTCGAATGCTTCTCACCGGCCGAGGGCGTCATCGGCGTACGCGCCACCCACCACGCCGGAAAGGCCCGCCGAGGCCCCGACTTCACCCTGTTCCCCGGTGACGGCTCCGCGCCCGCGCCCCGCATCCGGCGGGAGGGCGCGGTCACCGAACTCACCAGCGGCCCGCTCACCCTGCGCCTGGACGGCGACGGGCCCTGGGGCCCCACCTTCCTCGGCCCCGACGGGCGGCGCCTGACCGGCGCCGGTCCCAAGGGCACCGCGTTCGCCACCACCTCCGACGGCGGCCACCACATGATCGCCCAACTCGCCCTGGACGTGGGGGAGAACATCTACGGGCTCGGGGAGCGTTTCACGCCGTACGTCAAGAACGGCCAGACCGTCGACGTCTGGCAGGCCGACGGCGGCACCAGCAGCGAGCAGGCCTACAAGAACATCCCGTTCTACCTGTCCTCGCGTGGCTACGGCGTCTTCGTCAACCACCCCGGCAAGGTCTCCTTCGAGATCGGCTCCGAGGCCGTGGGGCAGGTCCAGTTCAGCGTCGAGGACCAGTCGCTGGAGTACCACGTCGTCGCCGGCCCCACCCCCAAGGACGTCCTCGCCCGCTACACGGCCCTGACCGGCCGCCCCGCGCTGCCGCCCGCCTGGTCCTTCGGCCTCTGGCTGACCACCTCGTTCTGCACCTCCTACGACGAGGCCACCGTCACCTCCTTCGTGGACGGCATGGCCGAACGCGGCATCCCGCTCAGCGTCTTCCACTTCGACTGCTTCTGGATGCGCGAGTACCAGTGGTCCGACTTCCTCTGGGACCCCGAGGTCTTCCCGGACCCCGAGGGCATGCTGGCCCGCCTGAAGGCGCGCGGGCTGCGCGTCAGCATGTGGATCAACCCGTACATCGCCCAGAAGTCCGCCCTGTTCGCCGAGGCCGCCGAACGCGGCTACCTGGTGCGGCGCCCCGACGGCGACATCTGGCAGTGGGACCTGTGGCAGCCGGGCATGGCCCTGGTCGACTTCACCGACCCCGCGGCCGCCGCCTGGTACAACGACAAGCTGCGCCTCCTGCTCGACCAGGGCGTCGACTGCTTCAAGACGGACTTCGGCGAGCGTGTCCCCACCGACGTCGTCTGGCACGACGGCTCAGACCCGGAGCGGATGCACAACTACTACGCGCAGATCTACAACCGCACCGTCTTCGAACTCCTGGAGGAGGAGCGCGGCGCCGGTGAGGCCGTCCTCTTCGCCCGCTCGGCGACCGCCGGGGGCCAGCAGTACCCGGTCCACTGGGGCGGCGACTGCTTCGCCTCCTTCACCGCGATGGCCGAGTCGCTGCGCGGCGGCCTGTCGCTGAGCCTGTCCGGCTTCGGCTTCTGGAGCCATGACATCGGCGGCTTCGAGGGCACCCCGGACCCGGCGGTCTTCAAGCGCTGGCTCGCCTTCGGCCTGCTCTCCTCGCACAGCCGGCTGCACGGCAACGTCTCCTACCGGGTGCCGTGGGAGTTCGGCGAGGAGGCCGTGGACGTGGCCCGGCGGTTCACCCTGCTCAAGCACCGGCTCATGCCCTACCTCTACGGGGTGGCCGTCGAGGCCCACCGCACGGGCGTCCCGATGATGCGCCCCATGCTGGCGGAGTTCCCCGGCGACCCGGCCGCCCGCACCCTGGACCGGCAGTACATGCTCGGCCCCGATTTGCTGGTCGCCCCGGTCTTCACCCAGGACGGCGAGGTGGAGTACTACGTCCCCGAGGGCACCTGGACCTCGCTGCTCACCGGCGAGACGGTCACCGGCCCTGCCTGGCGGCAGGAGACCCACGGCTTCGAGAGCCTTCCCCTGCTGGTCAGGGACGGTGCCGTACTGCCCTGGGGGGCCGACGACGGCCGCCCGGACGGTGACTGGCTGGACGGCCTCACCCTGCGTGTCTTCGGCCCGTCCACCGGTGAGCGCACCGTCACGGTGCCGGACCTCACGGGCGCCACGGCGGCGGTCTTCCACGTCGTACGGGACGCGGCGGGTGTGCGGGTCACGGCGCGGGGCACCGAGCGCGCGTACCGCGTCAGCGTGGAGCAGACCGGGGCCGCGGGGGAGGGGACGGGAGCGGTGACCGCGGCCTGA
- a CDS encoding glycoside hydrolase family 3 C-terminal domain-containing protein — translation MTDHPLPFRDPHLPFAARVDDLLGRLTLDERIAMLHQFAPAVERLGLGPFRTGQEALHGVAWMGGATVFPQAVGLGATWNEELVRRVGEAVGEEVRAKRATDDRVGLNVWAPTVNLLRHPLWGRGEEGYAEDPVLTSAIAVAYTRGLRGDDPYYWRTAPVLKHWLAHNNETDRDTASSSVRPRVLHEYDLRAFRDAVRAGAVAGVMPAYNLVNGRPNHVSPLLEQHLRSWTEQPLVVCSDAGAPSNLVDSEHYFDTHEEATAASLKAGVDSFTDHGQDSSVMTGRICGALEKGLLDERDIDTAVRRLLALRFSLGEFDPELDPYAAVHAFDTPGHRALAQEAAEQAVVLLKNDGLLPLAPTDGRTVAVVGLLADACKLDWYSGTLLHRSTPLDGLRERYGAGNVLFAEGADRVELRCEGGWLRVPEATAATDGGARGAQGALDPALLAGRTDLPPLECGDTPTELAVADWGGGVLTFRTGEGRYLSVAGDGYVRASADEPGGWVVQETFRREAVEGHEDGHRLVHLATGGYVSVAADGAKVAVGGEAIPAAGATVFTTETVERGEDAVARVAAAADAVIVVAGNDPHINGRETEDRTTLALPAQQDRLWRAAHAANPRTALVLTSAYPYAVTDAEASLPALVWTAHGGQAAGTALARVLAGDVSPAGRLPQTWYASDADLPGLFDYDIIGSGQTYLYFDGAPLYPFGHGLTYTRFGYRDLAAERDGDRLRVALTLTNEGAVAAEEVAQLYLRAARAEDRDLPRRKLAGHRRVRLEPGASERLAFDVPVEELGHWSVAHGRWTVEPGTYEILAGASSADIRLTAAFEITGEPSGPRPVVRGGLEAADYDTQRDTEILDRTKEEGDAVAPAGADRTGELWFSSCDFGAGSAALTLSVSGEGTVVVAAAGERAEVVVAATGGPYAFRAVEAAFGPRGVHDLHVTLRGTVRLARLDFTPAGSTR, via the coding sequence GTGACGGACCATCCGCTTCCCTTCCGCGACCCGCACCTCCCCTTCGCCGCACGCGTCGACGACCTGCTCGGGCGGCTCACGCTCGACGAGCGGATCGCGATGCTGCACCAGTTCGCCCCCGCGGTGGAGCGGCTGGGGCTCGGCCCCTTCCGCACCGGGCAGGAGGCGCTGCACGGCGTCGCCTGGATGGGAGGGGCCACCGTCTTCCCGCAGGCCGTCGGCCTCGGCGCCACCTGGAACGAGGAGTTGGTCCGCCGGGTCGGCGAGGCCGTCGGCGAGGAGGTCCGCGCCAAGCGCGCCACGGACGACCGGGTCGGGCTCAACGTCTGGGCCCCGACGGTGAACCTGCTGCGCCACCCGCTGTGGGGCCGCGGTGAGGAGGGGTACGCCGAGGACCCGGTGCTCACCTCCGCGATCGCCGTCGCCTACACCCGGGGGCTGCGCGGCGACGACCCGTACTACTGGCGTACCGCTCCCGTCCTCAAGCACTGGCTGGCCCACAACAACGAGACCGACCGCGACACCGCGTCCTCCTCCGTGCGTCCCCGCGTCCTGCACGAGTACGACCTGCGGGCCTTCCGCGACGCGGTGCGGGCCGGAGCGGTGGCCGGCGTCATGCCCGCCTACAACCTCGTCAACGGCCGCCCCAACCACGTCTCCCCGCTCCTGGAGCAGCATCTGCGGAGCTGGACCGAGCAGCCGCTCGTCGTCTGCTCGGACGCGGGCGCCCCCTCCAACCTGGTCGACTCCGAGCACTACTTCGACACCCACGAGGAGGCGACCGCCGCCTCCCTGAAGGCGGGCGTCGACAGCTTCACCGACCACGGCCAGGACTCCTCCGTGATGACCGGCCGGATCTGCGGTGCGCTGGAGAAGGGCCTCCTGGACGAGCGGGACATCGACACGGCCGTCCGCAGACTGCTCGCCCTGCGCTTCTCGCTCGGTGAGTTCGACCCGGAACTCGACCCCTACGCGGCGGTGCACGCCTTCGACACCCCTGGTCACCGGGCGCTCGCCCAGGAGGCCGCAGAGCAGGCCGTGGTGCTGCTCAAGAACGACGGACTGCTGCCCCTGGCGCCCACCGACGGCCGGACCGTCGCCGTCGTCGGACTCCTCGCCGACGCCTGCAAGCTGGACTGGTACAGCGGCACCCTCCTGCACCGCTCGACCCCGCTCGACGGGCTCCGCGAGCGCTACGGCGCCGGGAACGTCCTGTTCGCCGAAGGCGCCGACCGGGTCGAACTCAGGTGCGAGGGTGGCTGGCTGCGGGTGCCCGAGGCCACCGCCGCGACGGACGGCGGGGCCCGCGGCGCCCAGGGCGCGCTGGACCCCGCGCTGCTGGCCGGCCGCACCGACCTGCCGCCGCTGGAGTGCGGTGACACCCCCACCGAACTCGCGGTGGCCGACTGGGGCGGCGGTGTGCTCACCTTCCGCACCGGCGAGGGCCGGTACCTCTCGGTCGCCGGCGACGGGTACGTCAGGGCCTCCGCCGACGAGCCGGGCGGCTGGGTCGTCCAGGAGACCTTCCGCCGGGAAGCGGTGGAGGGACACGAGGACGGACACCGCCTCGTACACCTCGCGACCGGTGGTTACGTGTCCGTCGCCGCCGACGGCGCGAAGGTCGCCGTCGGCGGGGAGGCGATTCCCGCGGCCGGCGCCACGGTCTTCACGACCGAGACGGTCGAACGGGGCGAGGACGCCGTGGCGCGCGTCGCCGCGGCCGCCGACGCGGTGATCGTCGTGGCCGGCAACGACCCCCACATCAACGGCCGGGAGACCGAGGACCGCACCACCCTCGCGCTCCCCGCCCAGCAGGACCGGCTGTGGCGGGCCGCGCACGCCGCCAACCCGCGTACCGCCCTCGTCCTGACCTCCGCGTACCCCTACGCGGTCACGGACGCCGAGGCGAGCCTGCCCGCGCTGGTGTGGACCGCGCACGGCGGCCAGGCGGCCGGTACCGCGCTGGCCAGGGTGCTCGCCGGCGACGTGTCCCCGGCGGGCCGCCTCCCCCAGACCTGGTACGCCTCCGACGCCGACCTGCCCGGCCTGTTCGACTACGACATCATCGGCTCCGGGCAGACCTACCTCTACTTCGACGGCGCCCCGCTCTACCCGTTCGGCCACGGGCTCACCTACACCCGGTTCGGCTACCGGGACCTGGCCGCCGAGCGGGACGGTGACCGGCTGCGGGTGGCGCTCACCCTCACCAACGAGGGCGCCGTCGCCGCCGAGGAGGTGGCCCAGCTCTATCTGCGGGCCGCGCGGGCCGAGGACCGCGACCTGCCGCGCCGCAAGCTGGCCGGCCACCGCCGGGTGCGCCTGGAACCCGGCGCGTCCGAGCGCCTCGCCTTCGACGTCCCCGTCGAGGAGCTGGGGCACTGGAGCGTGGCGCACGGCCGCTGGACCGTCGAACCGGGCACGTACGAGATCCTCGCCGGCGCCTCCAGCGCCGACATCCGCCTCACCGCGGCCTTCGAGATCACCGGGGAGCCGTCCGGGCCGCGTCCCGTCGTACGCGGTGGTCTGGAGGCGGCCGACTACGACACCCAGCGGGACACGGAGATCCTCGACCGTACGAAGGAGGAGGGCGACGCCGTCGCCCCCGCCGGAGCCGACCGTACCGGTGAACTGTGGTTCAGCTCCTGTGACTTCGGTGCCGGGTCCGCCGCCCTGACCTTGTCCGTATCGGGTGAGGGAACGGTCGTCGTCGCGGCCGCGGGCGAGCGTGCGGAGGTCGTCGTGGCCGCCACCGGCGGACCGTACGCGTTCCGCGCCGTCGAGGCCGCCTTCGGCCCGCGCGGCGTGCACGACCTGCACGTCACCCTGCGGGGCACCGTGCGCCTCGCCCGCCTCGACTTCACCCCGGCCGGCTCCACCCGGTGA
- a CDS encoding carbohydrate ABC transporter permease, whose amino-acid sequence MTTILDTKKHDAPSAPATTARVETRLQRALGTEPRPVWEEEPTKAGAAFKGFGLFAICAVILVPIWVVVVTSLSDTKAINEAGGLVVWPKSVTFVAYKELLSGGAVTRAALVSIGLTVVGTVFSMVVSVLCAYGLSRKDSFAHRPLLMTMMATMFFGAGLIPTYLLVTGIGLSDSYWSMILPSAVSVFNILVLRGFFMDTAPELIDAARIDGAGEWRILLQIIMPLSRAVIAVISLFYAVGYWSQWFNAMLYIQDSDKYPLQMILRQLVLQHQVPPGAMGAAVSSGQINSLAVQMAVMVLALIPVAVLSPFVQKHFQKGMLTGAVKG is encoded by the coding sequence ATGACGACGATCCTGGACACGAAGAAGCATGACGCGCCGTCGGCGCCGGCCACGACCGCGCGGGTGGAGACGCGGCTCCAGCGCGCCCTGGGCACCGAACCCCGGCCGGTGTGGGAGGAGGAGCCCACCAAGGCGGGGGCGGCCTTCAAGGGCTTCGGACTCTTCGCCATCTGTGCGGTGATCCTCGTACCCATCTGGGTCGTGGTGGTGACCAGCCTCTCCGACACCAAGGCGATCAACGAAGCGGGCGGCCTGGTCGTCTGGCCGAAGAGTGTCACCTTCGTCGCGTACAAGGAGCTGCTCAGCGGCGGTGCCGTCACCCGGGCGGCGCTCGTGAGCATCGGGCTGACCGTCGTCGGCACGGTCTTCAGCATGGTGGTCTCCGTGCTGTGCGCCTACGGGCTCAGCCGCAAGGACTCCTTCGCGCACCGGCCGCTGCTGATGACCATGATGGCGACGATGTTCTTCGGAGCCGGTCTCATCCCGACCTATCTGCTGGTCACCGGCATCGGGCTGAGCGACAGCTACTGGTCGATGATCCTGCCGAGCGCCGTCAGCGTCTTCAACATCCTCGTCCTGCGCGGATTCTTCATGGACACCGCGCCCGAACTCATCGACGCGGCCCGCATCGACGGCGCCGGCGAGTGGCGGATCCTGCTCCAGATCATCATGCCGCTCTCCCGCGCGGTGATCGCGGTGATCTCGCTCTTCTACGCGGTGGGTTACTGGAGCCAGTGGTTCAACGCCATGCTGTACATCCAGGACAGCGACAAGTACCCGCTCCAGATGATCCTGCGTCAGCTCGTCCTCCAGCACCAGGTGCCCCCGGGCGCGATGGGCGCGGCGGTGAGCAGCGGGCAGATCAACAGCCTGGCCGTGCAGATGGCGGTCATGGTGCTCGCACTGATCCCGGTGGCCGTGCTGTCGCCGTTCGTCCAGAAGCACTTCCAGAAGGGCATGCTCACCGGCGCGGTCAAGGGCTGA
- a CDS encoding ABC transporter permease: protein MKPRATVASDADRTDGPDPAGDGGGSGNGGAARSRSRASGPPASRRRGKTAGGPPARGGITRRLRLRRDRTLILMTLPAMALLLVFNYIPLLGNVVAFQDYDVYDLGISGSPFIGFDNFTRIFQDHRFWEVLLNTLVIFLTQLILFFPVPIAIALLLNTIMSARIRAWVQAIVYLPHFFSWVLVVTVFQQMFGGAGLVAQWLREHGHEGFDLMTDPGFFKFLVASQAIWKDAGWGVIVFLAALAAVNTDLYEAAAVDGAGRWRRMWHVTLPALRPVIALLLVLRVGSALNLDFEQILLQRDQVGSGASEILDTYIWWTGIKTGDFGYAAAAGVFKGLFSVAMVLGANKVAHMMGEQGVYSKK from the coding sequence GTGAAGCCTCGGGCCACGGTGGCGAGCGACGCGGACCGTACGGACGGGCCGGATCCGGCCGGGGACGGCGGCGGGAGCGGGAACGGCGGCGCCGCTCGGAGCAGATCGAGGGCGAGCGGGCCGCCCGCGTCCCGGCGGCGGGGGAAGACCGCCGGGGGGCCGCCGGCCCGGGGCGGGATCACCCGCCGGCTGCGGCTGCGCCGCGACCGCACGCTCATCCTGATGACGCTGCCGGCCATGGCCCTGCTGCTGGTCTTCAACTACATCCCGCTGCTCGGGAACGTCGTGGCCTTCCAGGACTACGACGTCTACGACCTCGGCATCAGCGGCAGCCCCTTCATCGGGTTCGACAACTTCACCCGCATCTTCCAGGACCACCGCTTCTGGGAAGTCCTGCTGAACACACTGGTCATCTTCCTGACCCAGCTGATCCTCTTCTTCCCCGTCCCGATCGCCATCGCCCTGCTGCTCAACACGATCATGAGCGCCCGGATACGGGCCTGGGTCCAGGCGATCGTCTACCTCCCGCACTTCTTCTCCTGGGTCCTGGTCGTCACCGTCTTCCAGCAGATGTTCGGCGGCGCCGGACTGGTCGCGCAGTGGCTGAGGGAGCACGGTCACGAGGGCTTCGACCTGATGACCGACCCGGGCTTCTTCAAGTTCCTGGTGGCCTCCCAGGCGATCTGGAAGGACGCCGGCTGGGGGGTGATCGTCTTCCTGGCCGCGCTCGCCGCCGTCAACACCGACCTGTACGAGGCCGCGGCCGTCGACGGCGCCGGCCGCTGGCGCCGGATGTGGCACGTCACCCTGCCCGCCCTGCGCCCGGTCATCGCCCTGCTGCTGGTGCTGCGGGTCGGCAGCGCGCTGAACCTCGACTTCGAGCAGATCCTGCTCCAGCGGGACCAGGTGGGCTCGGGCGCCTCCGAAATCCTCGACACCTACATCTGGTGGACGGGCATCAAGACCGGCGACTTCGGCTACGCGGCCGCCGCCGGCGTCTTCAAGGGACTGTTCAGCGTCGCCATGGTGCTGGGAGCCAACAAGGTCGCCCACATGATGGGCGAGCAGGGGGTGTACTCGAAGAAATGA
- a CDS encoding beta-galactosidase: MPSLHDATRGRLLFGGDYNPEQWPEEVWAEDVRLMKEAGVNSVTVGVFSWAKIEPRPGAREFGWLDRLMDLLHTHGVGVVLATPTASPPPWMGALHPETLPRAENGTVVSYGSRQHFCPSSPVYRRYATALTEDLAARYADHPALTVWHINNEYCTHCWCDETAAHFRRWLTARYTTLGALNEAWGTAFWSQRYGTWSEIQPPRTAQYTRNPGQLLDFKRFTSDALMECFTAERDIVARHTPHIPVTTNFMPLWAGQDGWAWAEQEDVVSVDVYPDATDPQGGQYNAMLADMTRSQAGGPWMLMEQAAGGVNWRPVNHPKPEGLNRLWSLQSVARGADAVCYFQWRQSRQGAEKFHSAMLSHAGEHGRTFREIKRIGAELALIGPEVAETPVPAEVAVLHDWDAWWASAQEGRPSSLVDYTTLVQAWHRGLWENGTAVDFARPDAALGGYRMVVVPQLYLLRDAAIDALVAFVRGGGTLVCGFFTGIADEDDRVRPGGMDSRLRELFGIRTVHEWWPLDADQVVECEGFRGTLWSEELEPDGSAETVSAYRGGELDGLPAVLRKGSAWYVSTLPEPRALRELLGRVAPEAGVRPVLEALPDGVEAVRRGGLLFLLHHGRSTVTVELPGRYTDLLTGAEADGRLELGRYGAAVLRGLPA; this comes from the coding sequence ATGCCCTCCCTGCACGACGCCACCCGTGGCCGCCTCCTCTTCGGTGGCGACTACAACCCCGAGCAGTGGCCCGAGGAGGTGTGGGCCGAGGACGTCCGGCTGATGAAGGAGGCCGGGGTGAACTCCGTCACCGTCGGGGTGTTCTCCTGGGCGAAAATCGAACCACGGCCGGGCGCACGGGAGTTCGGCTGGCTGGACCGGCTGATGGATCTGCTGCACACCCACGGCGTCGGGGTGGTCCTCGCCACGCCCACCGCCTCCCCTCCGCCGTGGATGGGCGCGCTGCACCCGGAGACCCTGCCGCGCGCCGAGAACGGCACGGTGGTCTCGTACGGTTCGCGCCAGCACTTCTGCCCGAGCTCGCCCGTCTACCGCCGTTACGCCACCGCGCTCACCGAGGACCTCGCGGCGCGGTACGCGGACCACCCGGCGCTCACCGTGTGGCACATCAACAACGAGTACTGCACGCACTGCTGGTGCGACGAGACGGCCGCTCACTTCCGCCGCTGGCTGACCGCCCGGTACACCACGCTCGGCGCGCTCAACGAGGCCTGGGGCACCGCCTTCTGGAGCCAGCGGTACGGCACCTGGTCCGAGATCCAGCCACCCCGCACGGCCCAGTACACACGCAACCCGGGGCAGTTGCTGGACTTCAAGCGGTTCACCTCCGACGCGCTGATGGAGTGCTTCACCGCCGAACGCGACATCGTGGCCCGCCACACCCCGCACATTCCGGTGACCACCAACTTCATGCCGCTCTGGGCCGGTCAGGACGGCTGGGCGTGGGCGGAGCAGGAGGACGTGGTCTCCGTCGACGTCTATCCGGACGCCACGGATCCGCAGGGCGGGCAGTACAACGCGATGCTCGCCGACATGACACGGTCACAGGCCGGGGGGCCGTGGATGCTGATGGAGCAGGCGGCCGGCGGCGTCAACTGGCGGCCCGTCAACCATCCGAAGCCGGAGGGTCTGAACCGCCTCTGGTCGCTCCAGTCGGTGGCCCGGGGTGCCGACGCGGTGTGCTACTTCCAGTGGCGGCAGTCCCGGCAGGGTGCGGAGAAGTTCCACTCGGCGATGCTGTCGCACGCCGGGGAACACGGGCGCACCTTCCGGGAGATCAAGCGGATCGGTGCCGAACTGGCCCTGATCGGGCCCGAGGTGGCCGAAACTCCGGTGCCGGCCGAGGTCGCCGTGCTGCACGACTGGGACGCGTGGTGGGCGAGCGCCCAGGAGGGCCGCCCCTCCTCGCTGGTCGACTACACCACCCTGGTGCAGGCCTGGCACCGGGGTCTGTGGGAGAACGGCACGGCGGTGGACTTCGCGCGCCCGGACGCCGCCCTCGGCGGGTACCGCATGGTCGTCGTCCCTCAGCTCTACCTGCTGCGCGACGCGGCGATCGACGCCCTCGTCGCGTTCGTACGGGGCGGCGGCACACTGGTCTGCGGGTTCTTCACGGGCATCGCGGACGAGGACGACCGGGTCAGGCCCGGTGGCATGGACAGCCGGCTGCGCGAGCTGTTCGGCATCCGTACGGTGCACGAGTGGTGGCCGCTGGACGCGGACCAGGTGGTGGAGTGCGAGGGGTTCCGCGGCACCCTGTGGTCGGAGGAGCTGGAGCCGGACGGCAGCGCGGAGACCGTGTCCGCCTACCGGGGCGGAGAGCTGGACGGACTGCCCGCGGTGCTCCGCAAGGGCTCGGCCTGGTACGTCTCGACGCTGCCGGAGCCCCGGGCGTTGCGCGAGCTGCTCGGCCGGGTGGCGCCGGAGGCCGGCGTGCGCCCGGTGCTGGAGGCGCTGCCCGACGGGGTGGAGGCGGTGCGCCGGGGCGGACTGCTGTTCCTGCTCCACCACGGGCGGTCCACGGTGACGGTGGAGCTGCCGGGCCGGTACACCGATCTGCTCACGGGCGCGGAGGCCGACGGCCGCCTGGAGCTCGGCCGCTACGGTGCCGCGGTACTGAGAGGCCTCCCGGCATGA